In Thermococcus camini, a genomic segment contains:
- a CDS encoding glycosyltransferase family 4 protein, producing MGRRRILVVSPYFYPEGGGLERYALDMARALSGENEVEVLCMTRGEGGIDNIGGIKVHRVKPGLVVSNTPLSLKFVMKVASMIQGVDLIIAHTPVPFAADVASFLAKLMGIPIRIVYHTVGLKKGAGFLDALAGLYSATLERFTLWGAEIIAVSKTVWEYLRGNGYNPRVSHPQIGLPEHASRQRGRSREKVILFVGQLGRYHRFKNLDLLIRAFSELSAEFPEWKLWVVGDGDLLDEYRQMALELGLGSRVRFFGRIDDPEELAGIYLKSGVLVLPSSFESFGMVVAEALAFGVPVIVSPHAGARILVESGKNGFVLGDLSVPVLVNVVRLMMDNPKLLRKMSVLARLGFESQPDT from the coding sequence ATGGGACGGCGCAGGATCCTTGTGGTTTCTCCCTATTTTTATCCAGAAGGCGGCGGACTGGAGAGATACGCCCTCGACATGGCCAGGGCGCTATCCGGTGAGAACGAGGTCGAGGTTCTCTGCATGACCCGGGGGGAGGGGGGTATTGATAACATTGGTGGAATTAAAGTTCATCGCGTTAAACCGGGTCTCGTTGTTTCCAACACTCCCCTGAGCCTGAAGTTTGTCATGAAGGTGGCCTCGATGATCCAGGGTGTGGATCTCATTATCGCCCACACGCCGGTTCCCTTCGCGGCAGACGTTGCTTCCTTTCTGGCCAAGCTCATGGGGATCCCTATCAGGATTGTTTACCACACCGTCGGGCTCAAAAAGGGTGCCGGCTTTCTTGATGCCCTTGCCGGGCTGTACTCCGCGACCCTGGAACGGTTCACCCTCTGGGGGGCTGAGATAATAGCCGTTTCAAAAACGGTCTGGGAGTATCTGCGGGGGAACGGCTACAATCCACGAGTTTCCCATCCTCAAATCGGCCTTCCCGAGCACGCCTCCAGGCAGAGGGGCCGCTCCAGGGAAAAGGTGATTCTCTTCGTGGGGCAGCTCGGGAGGTACCACAGGTTCAAGAACCTCGACCTCCTGATAAGGGCGTTCTCTGAGCTTTCGGCCGAGTTTCCGGAGTGGAAGCTCTGGGTCGTCGGGGATGGTGATCTTCTTGATGAGTACAGGCAGATGGCCCTTGAGCTCGGCCTCGGTTCGAGAGTCCGGTTCTTCGGCAGAATCGACGACCCTGAGGAACTGGCGGGAATATACTTGAAGTCGGGGGTTCTCGTTCTCCCGTCTTCCTTCGAGTCCTTTGGAATGGTAGTCGCCGAGGCCCTGGCCTTTGGTGTTCCTGTCATCGTGTCCCCCCATGCAGGGGCGAGGATTCTGGTAGAATCCGGCAAGAACGGCTTTGTTTTGGGGGATTTAAGCGTGCCGGTTCTTGTCAATGTTGTAAGGTTGATGATGGACAATCCTAAGCTTCTGCGGAAAATGTCTGTCTTGGCTCGCCTTGGGTTTGAATCTCAACCTGATACTTAA
- a CDS encoding DUF1616 domain-containing protein, which produces MNPKKYWDLLTIIVLSIILDVLIFYAPDSLLRKFLGLTFVLFFPGYVFITALFPNRPELDNLERLALSFGLSIAIVPLIGLGLNYTPWGIRLIPILVSLTIFNIAFATIAIYRRAKAFEPWVPWITLERIKDELEWESSSRLDKALTVILIIAIITSIGTLGYVVTHPKPGEAFTEFYILGPDGIADNYPTELKAGQNGTVIIGIVNHEHRNVTYYVQIWQVNLTWDNRTNTTVIHEMYPMPGWFNVTLPSIPVNIEGNWTPQFETNYTFSIDKPGRWQVWFLLFKDDEPELPPAPADGNYAETEARNLILEAINGTVQSLKLNVDVKP; this is translated from the coding sequence ATGAATCCAAAGAAGTACTGGGATTTGCTCACAATCATTGTCCTCTCAATCATCCTTGATGTGCTCATATTCTACGCCCCAGACAGTCTTCTGAGAAAATTCCTTGGATTGACATTCGTCCTCTTCTTCCCGGGCTACGTCTTCATAACGGCCCTCTTCCCCAACAGGCCAGAGCTTGACAACCTTGAGAGGTTGGCTCTAAGCTTTGGCCTGAGCATAGCGATAGTCCCCCTCATTGGCCTCGGCCTCAACTACACCCCCTGGGGAATAAGGCTCATTCCAATACTCGTCAGCCTCACAATATTTAACATCGCCTTTGCCACCATAGCCATCTACCGCAGGGCAAAGGCCTTCGAACCCTGGGTCCCCTGGATAACCCTTGAGAGAATAAAGGACGAGCTCGAGTGGGAGAGCTCAAGCAGGCTTGACAAAGCGCTGACCGTTATCCTGATAATAGCGATAATAACCTCAATCGGAACCCTCGGCTACGTGGTAACCCACCCCAAGCCGGGTGAGGCGTTCACCGAGTTCTACATTCTGGGGCCCGATGGGATAGCGGACAACTACCCGACCGAGCTGAAGGCGGGGCAGAACGGAACCGTCATAATCGGAATAGTGAACCACGAGCACCGCAACGTGACCTACTACGTCCAGATATGGCAGGTCAACCTGACCTGGGACAACAGAACGAACACAACGGTGATACACGAGATGTACCCCATGCCGGGCTGGTTCAACGTGACCCTCCCGTCGATCCCCGTGAACATCGAGGGCAACTGGACGCCCCAGTTCGAGACCAACTACACCTTCAGCATAGACAAGCCGGGCAGGTGGCAGGTGTGGTTCCTCCTCTTCAAGGACGATGAACCCGAGCTCCCCCCAGCCCCCGCGGACGGGAACTACGCGGAAACCGAAGCCAGGAACCTCATACTGGAAGCCATAAACGGGACGGTACAGAGTCTCAAGCTTAACGTTGATGTGAAACCGTGA
- a CDS encoding glycosyltransferase family 4 protein, with protein MRIAFIYDALYPEVKGGVERRLYELGKRLARKHEVHWYTFGWWGGKGTIERDGITIHGLGKPVELYMGGVRSPLEALQFSLRVLMGEVDSYDVVDCQEFPYLHAYPSRWKFSGSEAFVITWHEYWGEYWNEYLAAGSSVGGAIERNLLKLTENHLVVSMHTLHRLKGLRRLNFGLVPNGIDFEFIRSVEPHPELWYDAVFVGRLIEHKNVGLLLEALRIILRDVPSFRVGIVGDGPMRGELERMARELGVEKNVDFLGFLPRFEEVVSVVKSSRVFAFPSLREGFGIAVLEANAAGIPAVVVSAPMNASADLIIAGRNGYVSDPTPVDFARKLLLVWEDSHRMRRPSVSYARRYDWDNVANQLERYYKGVVNGA; from the coding sequence ATGAGGATAGCGTTCATCTACGATGCCCTCTACCCAGAGGTCAAGGGAGGCGTGGAGCGAAGGCTCTACGAACTCGGGAAGCGGTTGGCCAGAAAGCACGAGGTTCACTGGTACACCTTTGGATGGTGGGGGGGTAAAGGGACTATTGAGAGGGATGGGATAACGATCCACGGCCTGGGGAAGCCCGTTGAGCTGTACATGGGCGGTGTAAGGAGCCCCCTCGAGGCCTTGCAGTTTTCCCTGAGGGTGCTCATGGGAGAGGTTGACTCGTACGATGTGGTGGACTGTCAGGAGTTTCCTTACCTTCACGCCTATCCCTCCAGATGGAAGTTCAGCGGCTCCGAGGCCTTCGTGATAACCTGGCACGAGTACTGGGGGGAGTACTGGAACGAGTACCTTGCCGCGGGCTCTTCCGTTGGAGGAGCCATTGAGAGAAATCTCCTGAAGCTGACGGAAAATCACCTCGTCGTTTCCATGCACACACTGCACAGGCTGAAAGGGTTGAGGAGGCTCAACTTCGGCCTCGTCCCCAACGGGATAGATTTCGAGTTTATCCGCTCGGTTGAGCCGCATCCCGAACTGTGGTACGACGCGGTCTTCGTTGGTCGCCTCATCGAGCACAAGAACGTGGGGCTCCTCCTCGAGGCTCTGCGCATAATACTGCGTGACGTTCCCTCGTTCCGGGTTGGAATCGTGGGGGACGGCCCCATGAGGGGAGAGCTTGAGCGGATGGCCCGTGAACTGGGGGTTGAGAAGAATGTGGACTTCCTCGGCTTTCTTCCGCGTTTCGAGGAAGTAGTTTCCGTCGTCAAATCCTCGCGGGTCTTCGCGTTCCCTTCCCTCAGGGAGGGATTTGGGATAGCCGTGCTGGAGGCCAACGCTGCCGGCATTCCGGCGGTCGTTGTCAGTGCCCCAATGAACGCCTCCGCAGACCTCATCATCGCGGGCAGAAATGGTTACGTCAGTGACCCTACCCCCGTGGACTTTGCAAGGAAACTCTTATTAGTGTGGGAGGACTCTCACCGCATGAGGCGTCCTTCCGTTTCATACGCCCGCAGGTATGACTGGGACAACGTTGCAAATCAGCTTGAAAGGTATTACAAAGGTGTTGTCAATGGAGCCTGA
- a CDS encoding oligosaccharyl transferase, STT3 subunit, producing the protein MGIQVDTPKTREPRVGLGSLIKTRYLLPGIILLALILRLIPMRFSYFLGYDTYFHATYVEYSAALGSWVNFFPYANAPWGMLIDQFHPKWFWMPPFYLYKLLSPLGVSIGEAFRVTPAIVGTVTIIFAYIAIKNLYSNTEAALSAVFMAISFGHIFRSMANYYRGDNYLLLWYSLALLGIGLALSPKLRKKLGRGVLILYLIPGLAAGLAAGFWSAYYLIFVLLLANAAFLALGSLLLRKPWAFVDSLALTLSTAVGALMANSLGPHLGYGMFGWNRPDGAAAAEKLGLEFGLVKDAFLLAYLKYAVPLMVLLIVLLLAASHVLGDTRHRVALVAIITLAGVIMGIHYRGLIESVFLTFLQRFGDEAIAETQRTSLRDAWISYGTLLLATPFFALRMRPSQVKIPDFIVLGFAIPGLIMMVLWTRFLFIGSLAVAALAGIGTVELMNLLREKNIRNRKYITAAVVALLIIPSGVLGIQHTLNARPFVNEKWETALKVLEETSSKNDVVLTWWDQGYWVTYFSHRATPSRGVPDELTAKYYLGLVGEEELMNLGVDYVIVSYDTVLKFPAVLKTAGVPVKDYPMVPIPLVEESGNTLIFAQDGYSITARPEKNGWNIIVSVGGSAFSPLGAFVEGGHGAKAVNVTGGPKAEAFVYINLNYGYAVLMNWKAFNTTLARLMFTESLPGYRMVYSDGGYVKIFRFEHPNVAVVSREGKIILEFANATGTRLILEGFMDNGTRVFEESYDVRGLDEFPLPPGLEGSAVVRYTYERNGKVLDRGTFRTKDI; encoded by the coding sequence GTGGGGATTCAAGTGGATACTCCAAAAACCAGGGAGCCCAGGGTTGGTCTGGGGAGCCTTATAAAAACAAGGTATCTTCTTCCGGGTATAATACTCCTAGCCCTTATCCTCCGTCTGATACCCATGAGGTTCAGCTACTTTCTGGGTTATGACACATATTTCCATGCGACATACGTCGAGTACTCCGCCGCCCTGGGGAGCTGGGTAAACTTCTTCCCCTACGCCAACGCACCCTGGGGAATGCTGATTGACCAGTTCCATCCGAAGTGGTTCTGGATGCCGCCATTCTACCTGTACAAACTTCTCTCCCCCCTTGGAGTATCCATCGGTGAGGCATTCCGCGTGACCCCCGCAATAGTGGGCACCGTGACCATCATCTTCGCGTACATCGCCATAAAAAACCTGTACAGCAACACAGAAGCCGCCCTCTCAGCAGTATTCATGGCGATCTCCTTCGGACACATCTTCCGCTCGATGGCGAACTACTACCGCGGCGACAACTACCTGCTGCTCTGGTACTCCCTGGCACTCCTGGGGATCGGGTTGGCGCTCTCCCCAAAGCTCAGAAAGAAGCTGGGACGCGGGGTGCTCATCCTCTACCTGATCCCCGGGCTCGCGGCAGGGCTGGCCGCAGGATTCTGGAGTGCCTACTATCTGATATTCGTACTCCTGCTCGCCAACGCGGCCTTCCTAGCCCTGGGGAGCCTGCTCCTCAGAAAACCCTGGGCTTTCGTTGATTCCCTCGCTCTGACCCTGTCAACCGCAGTGGGCGCCCTGATGGCAAACTCCCTAGGCCCCCACCTTGGCTACGGAATGTTCGGCTGGAACCGTCCGGACGGAGCTGCGGCCGCAGAAAAGCTGGGCCTGGAGTTTGGGTTGGTGAAGGACGCCTTCCTGCTCGCATACCTGAAATACGCCGTTCCCCTCATGGTGCTGCTGATAGTCCTCCTCCTCGCGGCCTCACACGTTCTGGGAGATACCCGCCATAGGGTGGCCCTCGTAGCCATCATAACGCTCGCAGGAGTAATCATGGGGATCCACTACAGGGGATTAATCGAGAGCGTGTTTCTGACGTTCCTCCAGAGGTTCGGGGACGAAGCCATAGCCGAGACCCAGAGGACGTCCCTGAGGGACGCATGGATCTCCTACGGAACCCTCCTGCTCGCAACTCCCTTCTTTGCCCTCCGTATGAGGCCCTCACAGGTCAAGATACCTGACTTCATCGTTCTGGGCTTCGCAATTCCAGGGCTCATTATGATGGTTCTCTGGACCAGATTCCTGTTCATCGGCTCGCTGGCGGTGGCGGCTCTGGCAGGGATCGGGACGGTCGAGCTGATGAATCTCCTGAGAGAGAAAAATATCAGGAATAGGAAATACATCACCGCAGCGGTGGTGGCACTCCTGATAATACCGTCGGGCGTCCTGGGGATCCAGCACACGCTGAACGCAAGGCCCTTCGTGAACGAGAAATGGGAGACCGCCCTTAAGGTGCTCGAGGAAACATCCAGCAAAAACGATGTCGTCCTCACCTGGTGGGACCAGGGGTACTGGGTGACGTACTTCTCCCACAGGGCAACCCCCTCCAGGGGCGTGCCTGACGAACTGACGGCAAAGTACTACCTCGGCCTCGTTGGCGAGGAAGAGCTGATGAACCTCGGCGTTGATTATGTCATCGTCTCCTACGACACCGTCCTCAAGTTCCCGGCGGTGCTGAAGACTGCAGGGGTTCCGGTTAAGGACTACCCGATGGTACCGATCCCCCTGGTTGAAGAGAGCGGGAACACTCTGATCTTCGCGCAGGACGGGTACTCAATAACGGCCCGGCCTGAAAAGAACGGCTGGAACATCATTGTCAGCGTGGGTGGAAGCGCGTTCTCACCGCTGGGGGCTTTCGTGGAGGGGGGACATGGCGCAAAGGCTGTAAACGTCACAGGGGGCCCAAAGGCGGAGGCCTTCGTGTACATAAACCTGAATTACGGCTACGCAGTCCTTATGAACTGGAAAGCTTTCAACACAACCCTCGCAAGGCTGATGTTCACGGAGAGCCTGCCAGGATACCGCATGGTGTACTCCGACGGAGGATACGTCAAGATCTTCAGATTCGAACACCCCAACGTGGCCGTTGTTTCCAGAGAAGGAAAGATTATCCTGGAGTTCGCGAACGCCACTGGGACGCGCCTGATACTCGAGGGCTTTATGGACAACGGCACTAGGGTCTTCGAGGAAAGCTACGACGTGAGGGGGTTGGATGAGTTCCCTCTACCCCCTGGGCTAGAAGGCAGTGCCGTCGTGAGATATACCTATGAAAGGAATGGAAAGGTGCTGGATAGAGGCACATTTAGGACAAAAGATATTTAA
- a CDS encoding DUF2808 domain-containing protein, translating to MRRKTLSLLLALFVLVAAVPAAVSTSLPTSPIVMAPLQDESLPDIYFINPPQLSNDTTGATNVQLTLYFNNSLLDLPGGGQGLIKIGFTGLAPFNVTGVTLVAFKINGVDKMSQVVNVVRYQQDPTDPNVQSVFIYVTSPIAVTDNVTIILGGLKNPTIPGTYTISVGTYVAGNMRSSGVDKVVIKGPKPPLNLPKPFLIGWHYNYSECGGCSPDEHYDILDKTFVKYLDDGPVYTISYPLHYTLDCDESRFDYNVYAWNLSYQNLTFKGMKIFVDNEFRYWLPAEYFQTYKECVLISDGKVSHGVITEDFTTKVPAGEDDYLHGWTLSNGFEHAEPADMVVYYNRGYGWALTTYPTSYQIDNNSYIMTDAMPLIDGTSADVKTYTGTVNATFSYALALDPNVTVTLQYMVYDPVNGWGSWTDLMSLTEQDNTPYSTASVNFSVSGVTMIKFRFVVTYTNVDQFTKPGFALFSFNVINEYVKDCDTFYAVNELDNNITTLFVYNLSQILREYLSPGMEKTIELEAIYELHGEQLEKYDPIQVATQDFTVNRSICLELGLCDVLRNARYIVEGGGSWAPGSPQPYYGWSFDANQNPVITTGHGTLAADNLGVLFYLSQAGANASRVIFDDNPQYVDLTTGEMPGLQPGDIVILVGGSGVNLPLGYYEYTEGVAPVVRRPPQNGMYDAFVLPNGTVVEWAGPDEQWYDVWEDVFVIQWFTTDDGVLVLSIEGSGVDGTVAASWLVDWITYRGYGCQPLPPSGYIVGKWYEDVAEGFPWNLNVFAPAWIRGAPDDVNGFSTGDDILKIEYMSDPGLFGLEPGDWVVTYSIPSCNCYCREPW from the coding sequence ATGAGAAGGAAGACCCTTAGTTTGTTGTTGGCTTTGTTTGTTTTAGTGGCTGCAGTACCTGCTGCAGTAAGTACTTCGCTGCCAACAAGCCCGATAGTTATGGCGCCGCTTCAGGATGAGTCCCTGCCGGACATCTACTTCATAAACCCGCCGCAGCTCTCCAACGACACCACCGGCGCCACGAACGTTCAGCTGACCCTGTACTTCAACAACTCCCTGCTTGACCTGCCTGGAGGCGGCCAGGGTCTCATAAAGATCGGTTTCACAGGACTGGCGCCGTTCAACGTCACGGGAGTCACCCTGGTCGCATTCAAGATAAACGGCGTTGACAAGATGTCCCAGGTCGTTAACGTCGTCCGCTACCAGCAGGATCCCACCGATCCCAACGTTCAGTCGGTGTTCATCTACGTCACATCGCCGATAGCCGTAACGGATAACGTTACTATAATTCTCGGAGGCCTCAAGAACCCGACGATCCCGGGAACATACACCATCAGCGTTGGTACCTACGTCGCTGGCAACATGAGGTCATCGGGTGTTGATAAGGTCGTCATCAAGGGCCCCAAGCCACCGCTCAACCTTCCGAAGCCGTTCCTCATCGGCTGGCACTACAACTACTCCGAGTGCGGTGGCTGCAGCCCGGACGAGCACTATGACATCCTCGACAAGACCTTCGTTAAGTACCTTGATGACGGTCCTGTTTACACGATAAGCTACCCGCTTCACTACACGCTTGACTGTGATGAGAGCAGGTTCGACTACAACGTCTACGCCTGGAACCTCAGCTACCAGAACCTGACGTTCAAGGGAATGAAGATATTCGTGGACAACGAATTCAGGTACTGGCTCCCGGCCGAGTACTTCCAGACCTACAAGGAGTGCGTCCTTATCAGCGATGGCAAGGTCAGCCATGGTGTTATAACCGAGGACTTCACCACCAAGGTTCCGGCCGGTGAAGATGACTACCTCCACGGCTGGACGCTTTCGAACGGATTCGAGCACGCCGAGCCTGCTGACATGGTTGTCTACTACAACAGAGGATACGGATGGGCCCTCACCACCTATCCAACCAGCTACCAGATCGACAACAACAGCTACATAATGACCGACGCAATGCCACTCATCGATGGCACCAGCGCTGACGTTAAGACTTATACCGGAACCGTTAACGCCACGTTCTCATATGCCCTTGCCCTTGACCCGAACGTCACCGTTACCCTCCAGTACATGGTGTACGACCCGGTGAACGGTTGGGGCAGCTGGACTGACCTTATGAGCCTCACCGAACAGGACAACACCCCGTACTCCACGGCCTCCGTTAACTTCTCGGTTAGTGGGGTTACCATGATCAAGTTCAGGTTCGTGGTCACCTACACCAACGTTGACCAGTTCACCAAGCCCGGTTTCGCCCTCTTCAGCTTCAACGTCATCAACGAGTACGTGAAGGACTGCGACACGTTCTACGCCGTCAACGAGCTTGACAACAACATAACCACGCTCTTCGTGTACAACCTTAGCCAGATACTCCGCGAGTACCTGTCCCCCGGTATGGAGAAGACCATCGAGCTTGAGGCCATATACGAGCTCCACGGCGAGCAGCTTGAGAAGTACGACCCGATACAGGTTGCCACCCAGGACTTCACCGTTAACAGGAGTATCTGCCTTGAACTTGGCCTCTGTGACGTCCTCCGGAACGCTAGGTACATAGTCGAGGGTGGCGGAAGCTGGGCCCCAGGTTCACCGCAGCCGTACTACGGCTGGAGCTTTGACGCCAACCAGAACCCGGTCATAACCACCGGTCACGGCACCCTGGCAGCCGACAACCTCGGTGTGCTGTTCTACCTCAGCCAGGCCGGTGCCAACGCCAGCAGGGTAATCTTCGACGACAACCCGCAGTACGTCGACCTGACCACCGGTGAGATGCCTGGCCTCCAGCCTGGTGACATCGTTATACTCGTCGGTGGCAGTGGAGTCAACCTGCCGCTCGGATACTACGAGTACACCGAGGGCGTAGCGCCCGTCGTCAGAAGGCCGCCTCAGAACGGAATGTACGATGCGTTCGTGCTCCCGAACGGCACCGTTGTCGAGTGGGCTGGACCTGACGAGCAGTGGTACGACGTCTGGGAGGATGTCTTTGTCATCCAGTGGTTCACCACAGACGACGGCGTCCTGGTACTCTCCATTGAGGGCTCTGGAGTCGACGGTACGGTCGCTGCCTCCTGGCTCGTTGACTGGATAACTTACAGGGGTTACGGCTGCCAGCCGCTCCCGCCGAGCGGATACATAGTCGGAAAGTGGTACGAGGACGTTGCGGAGGGATTTCCGTGGAACCTCAATGTCTTTGCTCCTGCCTGGATCAGGGGAGCCCCAGACGATGTCAACGGCTTCAGCACCGGCGACGACATCCTTAAGATAGAGTACATGAGCGACCCAGGACTCTTTGGCCTTGAACCTGGAGATTGGGTCGTCACTTACAGCATCCCGAGCTGCAACTGCTACTGCAGGGAACCGTGGTGA
- a CDS encoding exosortase/archaeosortase family protein: MRRSEGFLIFSLALTGALFAITRTPPVLYFGLIYAIITFTIRERLEPREPSWKDPVIWTGAFLVGISPVFMIFKWGPDPSPSTFQALLLIGVSIILFKVRTVIIPISVAGIEVALAALTRSDIGVNILDRSSNLFVDATSHLVRGLIYLFDVPIAMNGNVAVVRNSVVIIGSGCSGLDAFVLYLLASLLLIYLRKSRGREAALLLLGALGIIPLNAVRIFTLLVIGYHSGISFLELFHSHLGDLMFVAYVFLYWWWVIKHRGKESSDKN, translated from the coding sequence GTGAGGAGAAGTGAGGGCTTTCTGATCTTCTCCCTCGCACTTACGGGGGCGCTGTTCGCCATTACCAGGACTCCCCCGGTCCTTTATTTTGGCCTAATTTACGCCATCATCACATTCACAATTCGAGAAAGACTTGAGCCAAGAGAGCCTTCCTGGAAGGATCCGGTCATCTGGACTGGTGCATTCCTGGTTGGGATTTCACCAGTGTTCATGATATTCAAATGGGGCCCAGACCCCAGCCCCTCGACTTTTCAGGCCCTCCTTCTTATTGGGGTGTCCATCATTCTGTTCAAAGTTAGAACTGTAATAATTCCAATTTCAGTTGCCGGCATTGAAGTAGCCCTTGCCGCTCTCACCAGGTCAGACATCGGTGTCAATATCCTCGACAGATCCAGCAACCTCTTCGTCGATGCGACCTCCCATCTCGTCAGAGGGCTGATATACCTCTTCGACGTCCCCATAGCCATGAACGGCAATGTGGCGGTGGTCCGGAACAGCGTTGTCATAATAGGCTCCGGCTGCTCCGGACTGGACGCGTTCGTTCTCTACCTCCTGGCCTCGCTCCTCCTGATTTACCTCCGGAAGTCCAGGGGAAGGGAGGCGGCACTCCTTCTCCTCGGCGCCCTCGGGATAATACCCCTCAACGCGGTGAGGATATTCACCCTGCTCGTCATAGGCTACCACAGCGGCATTTCTTTCCTTGAGCTGTTCCACTCACATTTAGGTGACTTAATGTTCGTTGCCTACGTTTTTCTTTACTGGTGGTGGGTCATTAAACATAGAGGCAAAGAATCGTCAGACAAGAATTAA
- a CDS encoding carbohydrate binding domain-containing protein, whose amino-acid sequence MRRRWIYPLALIAVVLLGASLLVVTLNQPHSQGYTKVYFESDIFPRVEPNRTYELAFLIESHEEDVSTYVYAVYLDNSSIETGKVTLNPGDLHRIQFSFSIDKVDYSKRVLLNETRTLKVNGSSDVVGAPRAYGIDLAKFNLTGEDLIHVLENFPLMYVTNETSIIVNTTNGTSISDVSMRKDGDRLIETRREFNLTRSGDGYVLSLRTLKVEYVPRPVEIRVVVVSSSGEKYSLRALLESGG is encoded by the coding sequence ATGAGGCGGCGGTGGATTTATCCTCTGGCTCTAATTGCTGTGGTGCTGTTGGGGGCTTCCCTGCTGGTTGTGACGCTCAATCAGCCTCATTCTCAGGGTTACACCAAAGTCTATTTTGAAAGCGACATCTTCCCCAGGGTTGAGCCGAACAGGACGTACGAGCTTGCGTTCCTTATTGAGTCCCATGAGGAGGACGTCAGTACTTATGTGTATGCGGTTTACCTAGATAACTCCTCGATAGAAACCGGTAAGGTCACACTGAATCCGGGTGACCTCCATAGGATTCAATTCAGCTTTTCCATCGATAAGGTTGACTACTCCAAGAGAGTGCTGCTGAATGAAACGAGGACTCTGAAGGTGAACGGCTCTTCGGACGTTGTTGGTGCTCCACGGGCGTATGGCATCGATCTCGCGAAATTCAACCTCACCGGAGAAGACCTTATCCACGTTCTGGAGAACTTCCCCCTCATGTATGTTACCAACGAGACCTCGATTATCGTCAACACCACCAATGGGACCAGTATCTCAGACGTTTCCATGAGGAAAGACGGGGACAGGCTCATAGAGACTCGCAGGGAATTCAACCTAACACGCAGTGGCGACGGGTACGTGCTCTCTTTGAGAACGCTCAAGGTGGAGTACGTTCCCCGCCCTGTGGAGATACGGGTCGTTGTCGTCTCCAGTTCCGGAGAGAAATACTCCTTGAGGGCCCTTCTGGAGTCAGGGGGGTAA
- a CDS encoding glycosyltransferase family 2 protein, which produces MEPEITVVLPTMNEEEAISIMLPRIKGVLERMGVPYEIVVVDKSTDRTPEIAKSMGARVIMQEGKGYGDAYLTGFRNARGRFIVMMDPDGSYDPGDIPKLLEPLFSGEADFVMGTRLKGEMDDGAMPWLHRRIGNPLLTWILNFLFKAGISDAHCGMRAIRKDALEKLPLQCKGMEFASEMVIEAARRGLRTVEVPIRYHPRIGESKLSSFRDGWRHLRLMLLYSPSYLFLLPAVVFMALGAGLMGYAYFIKPERLHTLILGSALTLLGFQILGFGISARVYAVKEGLDEPTRLTRFFMRYSILEEGLLVGGLMFLVGVFLGIYIFLEWSSSGYGALFMLREAVLVLTLTTLGLSVIFFSFFISIYMLKGEH; this is translated from the coding sequence ATGGAGCCTGAGATAACGGTAGTACTGCCCACTATGAACGAGGAAGAGGCAATATCCATAATGCTGCCCCGTATAAAGGGTGTCCTCGAAAGGATGGGCGTTCCCTATGAGATAGTAGTCGTTGATAAGAGCACCGACAGGACGCCTGAGATAGCGAAATCCATGGGGGCACGCGTGATAATGCAGGAGGGGAAGGGCTATGGCGATGCCTACCTGACGGGTTTCAGAAACGCTCGGGGCAGGTTCATCGTGATGATGGACCCCGACGGTAGTTACGACCCCGGGGACATCCCGAAGCTCCTAGAACCCCTCTTCAGTGGGGAAGCGGACTTCGTCATGGGGACCCGCCTTAAAGGGGAGATGGATGATGGGGCCATGCCGTGGCTCCACAGACGCATTGGGAACCCCCTCCTCACGTGGATACTCAACTTCCTCTTCAAGGCGGGCATAAGCGATGCCCACTGTGGCATGAGGGCGATACGAAAGGATGCCCTTGAAAAACTCCCCCTCCAGTGCAAGGGGATGGAGTTCGCCAGTGAGATGGTTATAGAGGCCGCAAGGAGGGGCCTTCGCACGGTGGAGGTTCCTATAAGGTACCACCCCAGGATAGGAGAATCCAAACTCAGTTCCTTCAGGGATGGGTGGAGGCACTTAAGGCTCATGCTTCTCTATTCTCCCTCATACCTCTTCCTTCTCCCGGCGGTAGTTTTCATGGCCCTGGGTGCCGGTCTGATGGGCTACGCGTACTTCATCAAGCCCGAGAGGCTCCACACCCTTATCCTCGGCAGCGCTCTGACTCTTTTAGGCTTCCAGATACTTGGGTTCGGAATCTCCGCCAGGGTCTATGCCGTCAAGGAGGGCCTCGACGAGCCCACCCGCCTGACGAGGTTCTTCATGAGGTACTCTATACTAGAGGAGGGTCTGCTCGTTGGCGGCCTGATGTTCCTCGTCGGCGTGTTCCTGGGAATCTACATCTTCCTGGAGTGGAGCTCGTCCGGTTACGGGGCCCTCTTCATGCTCAGGGAGGCCGTCCTGGTGCTCACCCTCACTACCCTGGGGCTGTCGGTGATATTCTTCTCATTCTTCATCAGCATCTACATGCTGAAGGGGGAGCATTGA